A single region of the Microlunatus panaciterrae genome encodes:
- the rplA gene encoding 50S ribosomal protein L1, which yields MKRSKAYNSAAEQRDPDHLYAPLEALTLAKSSASAKFDETVDVSVRLGVDPRKADQMVRGTVNLPNGTGKTARVLVFATGEKAEAALAAGADEVGSDELIDKVSGGYLDFDAVVATPDLMGKVGRLGRVLGPRGLMPNPKTGTVTVDVAKAVTDIKGGKIEFRVDRHANLHFIVGKASFSTEQLSENYFSALEEILRLKPSSSKGRYLRKITVSTTMGPGVQVDPHRVKPDTE from the coding sequence ATGAAGCGCAGCAAGGCTTACAACTCCGCCGCCGAGCAGCGGGATCCGGACCACCTCTACGCCCCGCTCGAGGCGCTCACCCTCGCCAAGTCCTCCGCCTCGGCGAAGTTCGACGAGACGGTGGACGTGTCCGTGCGGCTGGGCGTCGACCCCCGCAAGGCGGACCAGATGGTCCGTGGCACGGTCAACCTTCCCAACGGCACCGGCAAGACGGCACGGGTCCTCGTCTTCGCCACCGGTGAGAAGGCAGAGGCCGCTCTGGCGGCCGGCGCCGACGAGGTCGGGTCCGACGAGCTGATCGACAAGGTCAGCGGCGGCTACCTGGACTTTGACGCCGTCGTCGCCACCCCCGACCTGATGGGCAAGGTCGGCCGACTCGGCCGGGTGCTCGGCCCGCGTGGCCTGATGCCGAACCCCAAGACCGGCACGGTGACCGTCGACGTGGCGAAGGCGGTTACCGACATCAAGGGCGGCAAGATCGAGTTCCGGGTCGACCGGCACGCCAACCTGCATTTCATCGTCGGCAAGGCGTCGTTCTCGACCGAACAGCTGAGTGAGAACTACTTCTCCGCTCTGGAGGAGATCCTGCGGCTCAAGCCGAGCAGCTCGAAGGGCCGCTACCTGCGCAAGATCACCGTCTCCACCACCATGGGGCCTGGCGTGCAGGTGGACCCGCACCGGGTGAAGCCCGACACAGAGTGA
- a CDS encoding GNAT family N-acetyltransferase — protein MTEPALHPAVRTPTEDDLGTIRQLILDLADYERSSSQVRVTEEQLRQALFGPQPAAYALVVEEAGGEVAGFALYFLNFSTWEGVHGIYLEDLYVRPEYRGTGLGKALLQSLARIAVSRGYARFEWSVLDWNAPSIAFYRSLGAEPMTDWTVFRLTGDSLARLGGLGEPGQRQRSGDRQGEPGDSDHDQPLGHAVPEQHHAQNGRNHHLDDEGDGGDRRHGSALQREGEEDHS, from the coding sequence GTGACCGAGCCGGCCCTGCACCCCGCCGTCCGTACGCCCACCGAGGATGACCTGGGCACCATCCGGCAGCTGATCCTCGACCTGGCTGACTACGAGCGCTCCAGCAGCCAGGTGCGGGTGACGGAGGAGCAGCTGAGACAGGCGCTCTTCGGGCCGCAGCCGGCCGCCTACGCCCTGGTAGTCGAGGAGGCCGGCGGTGAGGTCGCCGGGTTCGCGCTGTACTTCCTCAACTTCTCCACCTGGGAGGGCGTGCACGGGATCTACCTCGAGGACCTCTACGTACGTCCGGAGTACCGCGGCACCGGGTTGGGCAAGGCACTGCTGCAGTCGCTGGCGCGGATCGCTGTCAGCCGCGGCTATGCCCGGTTCGAATGGTCGGTGCTGGACTGGAACGCACCGTCGATCGCGTTCTACCGCTCGCTGGGGGCGGAGCCGATGACCGACTGGACGGTGTTCCGGCTGACCGGCGACTCCCTGGCCAGGCTAGGCGGGCTCGGCGAACCGGGCCAACGCCAGCGTTCCGGCGACCGCCAGGGCGAACCCGGCGACAGCGACCACGACCAGCCCCTGGGCCACGCCGTCCCCGAACAGCACCACGCCCAGAATGGACGGAATCACCATCTCGACGACGAAGGTGATGGCGGTGACCGTCGTCACGGCTCCGCGCTGCAGCGCGAGGGCGAAGAAGACCATTCCTAG
- a CDS encoding peptidoglycan-binding protein, whose product MRRILKMLVGTGASFALAATVMIGAPPAASAAQCTVTFNSYHTVRHGTKGRQTRAVECLLRSAGYHPRMNSYLSRADVSKVKSFQRRSHLSATGSVDSHTWAALLSRGSRPTLSVGSRGASVQRLQRALTASGLHVPATGYYGSMTRNAVRSLQGAHRWHRTGKATGSVWQVLQHGGSVKAAAKAKKASPKKRTTVTKKKKVASSAKGRKALAFAKKQLGDSYRYGATGPNSWDCSGLTSGAWKAAGVKLPRTSQAQFRVGKRVSKSHLRPGDLVFFYSGIRHVAIYAGNGKVIHASRPGTPVQYLKMKYMPYMGARRPA is encoded by the coding sequence ATGCGGAGAATTCTCAAGATGCTGGTGGGGACCGGGGCGAGTTTCGCCCTGGCAGCCACCGTGATGATCGGAGCGCCGCCTGCCGCCAGCGCCGCGCAGTGCACTGTGACATTCAACAGCTACCACACGGTCCGGCACGGGACCAAGGGCAGGCAGACCCGGGCCGTCGAGTGCCTGCTCAGGTCCGCCGGCTACCACCCCCGGATGAACAGCTACCTGTCCCGGGCCGACGTGTCGAAGGTGAAGAGCTTCCAGCGCCGGTCGCATCTCAGCGCGACCGGCTCGGTGGACAGCCACACCTGGGCGGCTCTGCTGTCCCGCGGTTCCCGGCCGACCCTGTCGGTGGGAAGCCGCGGTGCCTCGGTGCAACGGCTGCAGCGGGCGCTGACCGCATCCGGACTCCACGTCCCCGCCACGGGCTACTACGGCTCGATGACGCGCAACGCCGTCAGGTCCCTGCAGGGCGCACACCGCTGGCACCGCACGGGCAAGGCCACCGGCAGCGTGTGGCAGGTGCTGCAGCACGGCGGCTCGGTCAAGGCAGCAGCCAAGGCGAAGAAGGCCTCGCCCAAGAAGAGGACGACCGTCACGAAGAAGAAGAAGGTTGCCTCCAGCGCCAAGGGCAGGAAGGCGCTGGCCTTCGCCAAGAAGCAACTGGGTGACAGCTATCGCTACGGCGCCACCGGCCCGAACAGCTGGGACTGCTCGGGTCTGACCTCCGGTGCCTGGAAGGCCGCCGGCGTCAAGCTGCCCCGCACTTCGCAGGCCCAGTTCCGGGTCGGCAAGAGGGTCTCCAAGAGTCACCTGCGACCGGGTGACCTGGTGTTCTTCTACTCCGGGATCCGCCACGTGGCGATCTACGCCGGCAACGGCAAGGTCATCCACGCCTCCCGTCCGGGTACGCCGGTGCAGTACCTGAAGATGAAGTACATGCCGTACATGGGCGCTCGCCGTCCGGCCTGA
- the rplJ gene encoding 50S ribosomal protein L10 has translation MARPDKAAAVAELTEKFSNSAGAVLTEYRGLTVAALKQLRRSLGDEATYAVSKNTLTQIAARDAGIDGLDEFLSGPTAIAFIDGDPVTVAKGLRDFAKANPLLVIKGGVLDGKFLSSDEVRKLADLESREVLLAKLAGGMQNALQNAVSLFAAPLSQAARVMGALETAAAADPSLIAGAGVEQHQEQTEEAPEAAPVAEDTHPGDAADAAEDK, from the coding sequence ATGGCGAGGCCGGACAAGGCAGCTGCGGTCGCCGAGTTGACGGAGAAGTTCTCCAACTCTGCGGGTGCTGTGCTGACCGAGTACCGCGGACTCACCGTGGCGGCGCTGAAGCAACTGCGTCGCTCACTCGGTGACGAAGCCACCTACGCCGTGTCGAAGAACACTCTGACCCAGATTGCCGCCCGCGACGCGGGCATCGATGGCCTGGACGAATTCCTGTCCGGTCCGACGGCGATCGCCTTCATCGACGGTGACCCGGTCACCGTTGCGAAGGGTCTGCGTGACTTCGCCAAGGCAAATCCGCTTCTGGTCATCAAGGGCGGGGTTCTGGACGGAAAGTTCCTGAGCTCGGACGAGGTCAGGAAACTGGCCGATCTCGAGTCGCGCGAGGTGCTCCTCGCCAAGCTCGCCGGCGGCATGCAGAACGCTCTGCAGAACGCCGTCTCGCTGTTCGCCGCACCGCTCTCGCAGGCTGCCCGTGTCATGGGCGCCCTGGAGACCGCGGCCGCAGCAGACCCTTCGCTCATCGCCGGTGCCGGCGTTGAGCAGCACCAGGAGCAGACCGAAGAAGCACCCGAGGCAGCACCCGTTGCCGAGGACACACACCCAGGCGACGCGGCTGACGCTGCGGAAGACAAGTAA
- the rplL gene encoding 50S ribosomal protein L7/L12: MAKLSTDELLDAFKEMTLIELSEFVKQFEDVFGVTAAAPVAVAAAPAAGGAGGEAAEEEASDEVDVILESAGEKKIQVIKEVRTLTSLGLKEAKELVEAAPKAVLEKVTKDAAAKAKEALEGAGASVTVK, translated from the coding sequence ATGGCGAAGCTCAGCACTGACGAGCTCCTTGACGCGTTCAAGGAAATGACCCTGATCGAGCTCAGTGAGTTCGTGAAGCAGTTCGAGGACGTCTTCGGCGTCACCGCGGCAGCTCCGGTTGCCGTGGCCGCCGCCCCGGCCGCCGGTGGCGCCGGTGGCGAGGCCGCAGAGGAAGAGGCCAGCGACGAGGTCGACGTCATCCTCGAGTCGGCCGGCGAGAAGAAGATCCAGGTCATCAAGGAGGTGCGTACCCTCACCAGCCTCGGCCTCAAGGAGGCCAAGGAGCTGGTGGAGGCGGCGCCGAAGGCCGTCCTGGAGAAGGTCACCAAGGACGCGGCAGCCAAGGCCAAGGAGGCCCTCGAGGGCGCCGGCGCCTCGGTCACCGTCAAGTGA
- the rpoB gene encoding DNA-directed RNA polymerase subunit beta, with protein sequence MAASRTASKKNNVISTTGRISFAKIAEPMEVPDLLDLQLDSFDWLIGNDVWRHRVDEALAEGRTDINTKSGLEEIFEEISPIEDFSGTMSLSFRDHRFEPPKNTVDECKERDVTYAAPLFVTAEFMNNETGEIKSQTVFMGDFPLMTDKGTFVINGTERVVVSQLVRSPGVYFEQTTDKTSDKDIFTCKIIPSRGAWLEFEIDKRDMVGVRLDRKRKQNVTVLLKALGWTDAQILEEFGEYESIRLTLEKDHTSTQDEALLDIYRKLRPGEPPTREAAQALLDNYYFNAKRYDLAKVGRYKINKKLGLEQPFDKQVLTIEDIVAAIRFVVALHEGKETLEAPRGELIVEEDDIDHFGNRRLRTVGELIQNQLRTGLGRMERVVRDRMTTQDVEAITPQTLINIRPVVAALKEFFGTSQLSQFMDQTNPVAGLTHKRRLSALGPGGLSRDRAGMEVRDVHPSHYGRMCPIETPEGPNIGLIGSLASFARVNAFGFVETPYRKVNNGSVTDQIVYMTADEEDRYVIAQANAKMDDDGRFTEARVLVRKRHGDADEVPAEDVDYMDVSPRQMVSVATAMIPFLEHDDASRALMGSNMQRQAVPLIRSDAPYVGTGMEYRGAVDAGDVTVAKQAGVVQSVSADLIEIANDDGTYKTYRLSKFRRSNQGTCINQRPLVESGQRVEVGTPLADGPCTDGAEMALGRNLLVAFMPWEGHNYEDAIILSQRVVQDDVLTSIHIEEHEVDARDTKLGAEEITRDIPNVSEEMLADLDERGIIRIGAEVGTGDILVGKVTPKGETELTPEERLLRAIFGEKAREVRDTSLKVPHGESGTVIGVRVFDRDSEDELSPGVNQLVRVYVAQKRKIQDGDKLAGRHGNKGVISKILPIEDMPFMEDGTPVDIVLNPLGVPSRMNIGQVLETHLGWVAKTGWDLEGVEGPWADRLRSVGLEKVSGDSRLATPVFDGATETEITGLLGSTLPTRDGERLVNSDGKAWLFDGRSGEPFPEPVGVGYIYMLKLHHLVDDKIHARSTGPYSMITQQPLGGKAQFGGQRFGEMEVWALEAYGAAWALQELLTIKSDDVPGRVKVYEAIVKGENIPEPGIPESFKVLVKEMKSLCLNVEVLSSDGTEVELRDSDDDNYRSSDEFGIDLSRRPGESLSGVEEV encoded by the coding sequence TTGGCCGCCTCGCGCACCGCCTCAAAGAAGAACAACGTCATCTCCACCACTGGTCGCATCTCATTCGCCAAGATCGCCGAACCTATGGAAGTACCCGATCTGCTTGATCTGCAGCTCGACTCCTTCGACTGGCTTATCGGCAACGACGTCTGGCGTCACCGCGTCGACGAGGCCCTGGCCGAGGGACGCACGGACATCAACACGAAGTCAGGTCTGGAGGAGATCTTCGAAGAGATCTCGCCGATCGAGGACTTCTCCGGGACGATGTCGCTGTCGTTCCGTGACCACCGCTTCGAGCCGCCGAAGAACACGGTGGACGAGTGCAAGGAGCGCGACGTCACCTACGCGGCGCCGCTCTTCGTCACCGCCGAGTTCATGAACAACGAGACCGGCGAGATCAAGAGCCAGACGGTTTTCATGGGCGACTTCCCGCTGATGACCGACAAGGGCACCTTCGTCATCAACGGCACCGAGCGCGTCGTCGTGTCGCAGCTGGTCCGCTCGCCTGGCGTCTACTTCGAGCAGACCACCGACAAGACCTCGGACAAGGACATCTTCACCTGCAAGATCATCCCGTCCCGCGGTGCCTGGCTCGAGTTCGAGATCGACAAGCGCGACATGGTCGGTGTGCGGCTGGACCGTAAGCGCAAGCAGAACGTCACCGTGCTGCTCAAGGCGCTCGGCTGGACCGATGCGCAGATCCTCGAGGAGTTCGGCGAGTACGAGTCGATCCGGCTCACCCTGGAGAAGGACCACACCTCCACCCAGGACGAGGCGCTGCTCGACATCTACCGCAAGCTCCGTCCGGGCGAGCCGCCGACCCGCGAGGCCGCCCAGGCTCTGCTGGACAACTACTACTTCAACGCGAAGCGCTACGACCTGGCCAAGGTGGGTCGCTACAAGATCAACAAGAAGCTCGGCCTCGAGCAGCCCTTCGACAAGCAGGTGCTGACGATCGAGGACATCGTTGCCGCGATCCGCTTTGTGGTGGCGCTGCACGAGGGCAAGGAGACGCTGGAGGCTCCGCGCGGTGAGCTCATCGTCGAAGAGGATGACATCGACCACTTCGGCAACCGCCGGCTGCGCACCGTCGGCGAGCTGATCCAGAACCAGCTTCGCACCGGTCTCGGCCGGATGGAGCGGGTGGTCCGGGACCGGATGACGACCCAGGACGTCGAGGCGATCACGCCCCAGACCCTGATCAACATCCGCCCGGTGGTCGCTGCGCTGAAGGAGTTCTTCGGCACCTCGCAGCTGTCGCAGTTCATGGACCAGACCAACCCGGTCGCCGGCCTGACGCACAAGCGGCGGCTGTCGGCCCTCGGCCCCGGCGGTCTGTCCCGCGACCGGGCCGGCATGGAGGTCCGTGACGTGCACCCGTCTCACTACGGCCGGATGTGTCCGATCGAGACGCCGGAAGGGCCGAACATCGGCCTGATCGGCTCGCTGGCCTCGTTCGCCCGGGTGAACGCGTTCGGCTTCGTCGAGACCCCCTACCGCAAGGTCAACAACGGTTCGGTCACCGACCAGATCGTCTACATGACCGCCGATGAGGAGGACCGCTACGTCATCGCCCAGGCCAACGCCAAGATGGACGACGACGGCCGCTTCACCGAGGCGCGGGTGCTGGTCCGCAAGCGTCATGGTGACGCGGACGAGGTTCCCGCCGAGGATGTCGACTACATGGACGTCTCGCCGCGCCAGATGGTGTCGGTTGCGACGGCCATGATCCCGTTCCTCGAGCACGACGACGCCTCCCGTGCGTTGATGGGCTCGAACATGCAACGCCAGGCCGTGCCGCTGATCCGCAGCGACGCCCCGTACGTCGGGACCGGCATGGAGTACCGCGGGGCGGTCGACGCCGGTGACGTGACGGTGGCCAAGCAGGCGGGTGTGGTCCAGTCGGTGAGTGCCGACCTGATCGAGATCGCCAACGACGACGGCACCTACAAGACCTACCGGCTGAGCAAGTTCCGCCGCTCCAACCAGGGCACCTGCATCAACCAGCGGCCCCTGGTCGAGTCGGGTCAGCGCGTCGAGGTCGGCACCCCGCTGGCCGACGGTCCCTGCACCGATGGTGCGGAGATGGCGCTGGGCCGCAACCTGCTGGTGGCGTTCATGCCATGGGAGGGCCATAACTACGAGGACGCGATCATCCTCTCGCAGCGGGTCGTCCAGGACGACGTGCTCACCTCGATCCACATCGAGGAGCACGAGGTCGACGCTCGTGACACCAAGCTCGGTGCCGAGGAGATCACCCGGGACATCCCGAACGTGAGCGAGGAGATGCTCGCTGATCTCGACGAGCGCGGCATCATCCGGATCGGTGCCGAGGTCGGCACCGGCGACATCCTGGTCGGCAAGGTCACCCCCAAGGGTGAGACCGAGCTGACCCCGGAGGAGCGGCTGCTGCGGGCGATCTTCGGTGAGAAGGCGCGCGAGGTGCGCGACACCTCGCTGAAGGTGCCGCACGGCGAGTCCGGCACCGTGATCGGGGTCCGGGTCTTCGACCGGGACTCCGAGGACGAGCTCTCACCTGGGGTGAACCAGCTGGTTCGCGTCTATGTGGCGCAGAAGCGCAAGATCCAGGACGGCGACAAGCTCGCCGGACGGCACGGCAACAAGGGTGTCATCTCCAAGATCCTGCCGATCGAGGACATGCCGTTCATGGAGGACGGGACCCCGGTCGACATCGTGCTCAACCCGCTCGGCGTGCCGAGCCGGATGAACATCGGTCAGGTGCTGGAGACCCACCTCGGGTGGGTCGCCAAGACCGGCTGGGACCTGGAGGGTGTCGAGGGACCGTGGGCCGACCGGCTCCGTTCCGTCGGGCTGGAGAAGGTGTCCGGCGATTCCCGGTTGGCCACGCCCGTCTTCGACGGCGCGACCGAGACCGAGATCACCGGGCTGCTGGGCAGCACCCTGCCGACCCGTGACGGTGAGCGGCTGGTGAACAGTGACGGCAAGGCCTGGCTGTTCGACGGCCGCTCGGGAGAGCCGTTCCCGGAGCCGGTCGGTGTCGGCTACATCTACATGCTGAAGCTGCACCACCTGGTCGACGACAAGATCCACGCCCGCTCGACGGGTCCGTACTCGATGATCACGCAGCAGCCGCTGGGCGGTAAGGCCCAGTTCGGTGGCCAGCGGTTCGGCGAGATGGAGGTGTGGGCGCTGGAGGCCTACGGTGCCGCCTGGGCACTGCAGGAGCTGCTCACCATCAAGTCCGACGACGTTCCCGGTCGGGTCAAGGTGTACGAGGCGATCGTCAAGGGGGAGAACATCCCCGAGCCCGGTATCCCTGAGTCCTTCAAGGTTCTGGTGAAGGAAATGAAGTCGCTGTGCCTGAACGTGGAGGTGCTGTCGTCCGACGGCACCGAGGTCGAGCTGCGCGACTCCGACGACGACAACTACCGGTCGTCGGACGAGTTCGGGATCGACCTGTCTCGCCGCCCCGGCGAGTCTCTCAGCGGCGTCGAAGAGGTCTGA